A region from the Oceanidesulfovibrio marinus genome encodes:
- a CDS encoding PilZ domain-containing protein: MKNSPTPASDDAPEQNALPDSGQQHNSGTRVTNFVANPDGFVRISCPTCGAAKKVRSEKLMGMTQPVRMKCACGNEFLCRFNLNPSGDTLPARATGTSPYKVQTVFPDDDDRVHVSCPSCGVKRSVDYEKVKQHTRPVRTKCPACGFSFPVRFLPKEQDPSRHKRYEEQTFYADLGGRVTIICPECSKGRTLQSADLANVKQPTPVRCSCGAVFPCRFVFPEQNTDEEQKRLPDPDMDELRHAKTMQADELGHYIRKLGAELGPKTSASPPPLNPRSTVDLDRRDYRQAGENPSSGTTDDGIPEVEDVVEVEGVEPVYDEAAGPQSQPEPEQHDPFTVTQGFDDDWPLLSVNAEHKVQAPCIHCKRVNVLDLSSVNESVTAVRVNCECGEQYPVRLECRQTYRKRASLDGFYFDAEGDKQEMVVRDISLGGIGFHTREPHRLKPRDYIDVLFHLDDSKGTRIYRRVMVRNVRGRFVGCAFAEHRERDKELGFYLMP; this comes from the coding sequence GTGAAGAATTCCCCCACTCCTGCATCGGACGATGCGCCAGAGCAAAACGCCCTGCCCGATTCCGGGCAGCAGCACAACAGTGGAACCCGCGTCACCAACTTCGTGGCCAACCCCGACGGCTTCGTGCGCATCTCCTGCCCCACCTGCGGCGCCGCCAAGAAGGTGCGCTCGGAAAAACTGATGGGCATGACCCAACCCGTGCGGATGAAGTGCGCCTGCGGCAACGAGTTCCTCTGCCGCTTCAACCTGAACCCTTCCGGCGACACACTGCCGGCGCGCGCGACCGGCACGAGCCCCTACAAGGTGCAGACGGTCTTCCCCGACGATGACGACCGCGTCCACGTTTCCTGCCCCAGCTGCGGCGTAAAGCGCTCCGTCGACTACGAAAAGGTCAAGCAGCACACCCGGCCCGTGCGCACCAAGTGCCCGGCCTGCGGCTTCTCCTTTCCCGTGCGATTCCTGCCCAAAGAGCAGGACCCCAGCCGCCACAAACGGTACGAGGAGCAGACCTTCTACGCCGATCTGGGCGGCCGGGTGACCATCATTTGCCCCGAGTGCTCCAAGGGCCGGACCCTGCAAAGCGCCGATCTGGCCAACGTGAAGCAGCCGACACCAGTGCGCTGCTCTTGCGGCGCGGTCTTCCCCTGCCGCTTCGTCTTCCCCGAGCAGAATACGGATGAGGAGCAAAAACGCCTTCCCGATCCCGACATGGACGAGCTGCGCCACGCCAAGACCATGCAGGCCGATGAGTTGGGCCATTACATCCGCAAGCTGGGAGCCGAGCTCGGGCCCAAGACGTCGGCGTCGCCGCCGCCCCTGAACCCCCGCAGCACCGTGGATCTGGACCGGCGGGACTACCGCCAGGCCGGCGAGAATCCGTCCTCAGGAACCACAGACGATGGCATCCCCGAGGTGGAGGACGTGGTCGAGGTGGAGGGGGTTGAGCCCGTGTACGACGAGGCGGCCGGGCCCCAATCGCAGCCGGAGCCAGAGCAGCATGATCCCTTCACCGTGACCCAGGGCTTTGACGATGACTGGCCCCTGCTCAGCGTCAACGCGGAGCACAAGGTCCAGGCCCCGTGCATCCATTGCAAGCGCGTGAATGTGCTGGATCTTTCCAGCGTTAATGAAAGCGTGACGGCCGTCCGGGTGAACTGCGAGTGCGGCGAGCAGTACCCCGTTCGCCTGGAATGCCGCCAGACCTACCGCAAGCGCGCCTCATTGGATGGCTTCTACTTCGACGCAGAAGGCGACAAGCAGGAGATGGTGGTGCGGGACATCTCGCTGGGCGGCATCGGTTTCCACACCCGCGAGCCCCACAGGCTCAAGCCCCGCGACTACA